From the Streptomyces syringium genome, one window contains:
- the rsmI gene encoding 16S rRNA (cytidine(1402)-2'-O)-methyltransferase: MTGTLVLAGTPIGDVADAPPRLAAELLAAEVIAAEDTRRLRRLTQAMGVHTTGRVVSYFEGNESARTPELVEALLGGARVVLVTDAGMPSVSDPGYRLVAAAVEHDIKVTAVPGPSAVLTALAVSGLPVDRFCFEGFLPRKAGERLGRLREIADERRTLVYFEAPHRLDDTLAAMAEVLGEERRAAVCRELTKTYEEVKRGPLKELAEWAAEGVRGEITIVVEGAPEPGPQDLDPAELVRRVRVREEAGERRKEAISAVAAEAGLPKREVFDAVVAAKNAAK; this comes from the coding sequence GTGACTGGAACGCTCGTACTCGCAGGTACCCCCATCGGTGACGTCGCCGACGCGCCCCCACGGCTGGCCGCCGAGCTGCTCGCCGCCGAGGTGATCGCCGCCGAGGACACCCGGCGGCTGCGCCGGCTCACGCAGGCCATGGGGGTGCACACCACCGGCCGCGTCGTGTCGTACTTCGAGGGCAACGAGTCCGCCCGTACGCCCGAGCTGGTCGAGGCGCTGCTGGGCGGGGCGCGGGTGGTGCTGGTGACCGACGCGGGGATGCCGTCCGTCTCGGACCCCGGATACCGGCTGGTCGCCGCCGCCGTCGAGCACGACATCAAGGTGACGGCCGTGCCGGGGCCGTCCGCCGTGCTCACCGCGCTGGCGGTGTCCGGGCTGCCGGTGGACCGCTTCTGCTTCGAGGGGTTCCTGCCGCGCAAGGCCGGTGAGCGGCTCGGGCGGCTGCGGGAGATCGCGGACGAGCGGCGCACGCTGGTGTACTTCGAGGCCCCGCACCGGCTGGACGACACGCTGGCCGCCATGGCGGAGGTCCTCGGCGAGGAGCGCCGGGCCGCCGTCTGCCGGGAGCTGACGAAGACGTACGAGGAGGTCAAGCGCGGTCCGCTGAAGGAGCTGGCCGAGTGGGCCGCCGAGGGCGTCCGCGGCGAGATCACCATCGTGGTCGAGGGGGCCCCCGAGCCCGGGCCGCAGGACCTCGACCCCGCCGAGCTGGTCCGCCGGGTGCGGGTCAGGGAGGAGGCGGGGGAGCGCCGCAAGGAGGCCATCTCGGCCGTGGCGGCCGAGGCGGGGCTGCCCAAGCGCGAGGTCTTCGACGCGGTCGTAGCGGCGAAAAACGCCGCAAAATAG
- a CDS encoding dolichyl-phosphate-mannose--protein mannosyltransferase — protein sequence MTSDTATRGRQGQRADGQPPPWQRRLRRFGYAGRPGPDVRERLVPPYPEPGVRLWGALGVPPSVALLLARGMGWAGPLLIALFAGVLRFWHLGSPRDVIFDETYYAKDAWALWQHGYEAKWPDNGANEAILKGSTEIADTPTFVVHPPVGKWVIGIGEWLHGLTPYGWRFMVALLGTLSVLMLCRIGRRMFRSTFLGCLAGALLAVDGLHFVMSRTALLDSVLMFFVLAAFGCVLVDRDKARARLAAALPVDEGGVARPDAEVGDGLRLGVRPWRLAAGVCLGLACATKWNGAVYLAAFGLLVVLWDLGARRLAGARRPHLATLRRDVPWAFLSTVPVALGVYLASWTGWFANSGTYTKEGGWQHSGYLRHWAETEGGHSPDGFLAGILNPLRSLWKYENDVWDFNTNLSSPHTYQSNPWSWLVQSRPVSYFYESPKPGDDGCPADAADKCAREVLALGTPLLWWAACFALVYLLYRWAFRRDWRAGAVLCAVAAGYLPWFMWQERTIFVFYAVVFVPFLCLAVAMMIGALLGPPGSSERRRIAGAVGAGTLVLLIAWNFVYFFPLYTGQAIPLDAWRNRMWFDTWI from the coding sequence GTGACCAGTGACACCGCGACGCGAGGCCGGCAGGGCCAGAGGGCAGACGGGCAGCCGCCCCCGTGGCAGCGCAGGCTGCGGCGGTTCGGGTATGCGGGACGGCCCGGGCCGGACGTGCGGGAGCGGTTGGTGCCGCCGTACCCCGAGCCCGGTGTCCGGCTGTGGGGGGCGCTGGGGGTGCCTCCGTCGGTGGCGCTGCTGCTGGCGCGCGGCATGGGCTGGGCCGGGCCGTTGCTGATCGCCCTGTTCGCGGGGGTGCTGCGGTTCTGGCACCTGGGCAGCCCGAGGGACGTCATATTCGACGAGACGTACTACGCCAAGGACGCCTGGGCGCTGTGGCAGCACGGCTACGAGGCCAAGTGGCCCGACAACGGCGCCAATGAGGCGATCCTCAAGGGCAGCACCGAGATCGCCGACACCCCCACCTTCGTGGTGCACCCGCCGGTCGGCAAGTGGGTCATCGGGATCGGCGAGTGGCTGCACGGCCTGACCCCCTACGGCTGGCGCTTCATGGTCGCGCTGCTCGGCACCCTGTCGGTGCTGATGCTGTGCCGCATCGGACGGCGGATGTTCCGCTCCACCTTCCTCGGCTGTCTCGCGGGCGCCCTGCTCGCCGTGGACGGGCTGCACTTCGTGATGAGCCGCACCGCGCTGCTCGACTCGGTGCTGATGTTCTTCGTGCTGGCGGCGTTCGGCTGTGTGCTGGTGGACCGGGACAAGGCCCGGGCCAGGCTGGCGGCGGCGCTGCCGGTCGACGAGGGCGGCGTCGCGCGGCCGGACGCCGAGGTCGGCGACGGTCTCCGGCTGGGTGTGCGGCCCTGGCGGCTCGCGGCCGGGGTCTGCCTGGGCCTGGCGTGCGCCACGAAGTGGAACGGCGCGGTGTATCTGGCGGCGTTCGGGCTGCTGGTCGTCCTGTGGGACCTCGGCGCGCGCCGCCTGGCCGGTGCCCGGCGGCCGCACCTCGCCACGCTGCGGCGCGATGTGCCGTGGGCGTTCCTGTCGACCGTGCCGGTGGCCCTCGGCGTCTATCTGGCCTCCTGGACGGGCTGGTTCGCCAACAGCGGTACGTACACCAAGGAGGGCGGCTGGCAGCACAGCGGCTACCTCCGGCACTGGGCGGAGACCGAGGGCGGCCACAGCCCGGACGGTTTCCTCGCGGGGATCCTCAACCCGCTGCGCAGCCTGTGGAAGTACGAGAACGACGTGTGGGACTTCAACACGAACCTCTCCTCGCCGCACACGTACCAGTCCAACCCGTGGAGCTGGCTGGTCCAGTCCCGCCCGGTGTCGTACTTCTACGAGTCCCCCAAGCCGGGCGACGACGGCTGCCCGGCCGACGCGGCGGACAAGTGCGCGCGGGAGGTGCTCGCGCTGGGCACCCCGCTGCTGTGGTGGGCTGCCTGCTTCGCGCTGGTGTATCTGCTCTACCGGTGGGCCTTCCGGCGGGATTGGCGGGCGGGCGCGGTGCTGTGCGCGGTCGCCGCGGGTTATCTGCCGTGGTTCATGTGGCAGGAACGGACCATTTTTGTCTTCTACGCGGTGGTCTTCGTGCCGTTCCTGTGCCTGGCGGTGGCGATGATGATCGGGGCGCTGCTGGGGCCGCCGGGTTCCTCGGAGCGGCGGCGGATCGCGGGCGCGGTCGGCGCGGGAACGCTGGTGCTGCTGATCGCCTGGAACTTCGTCTACTTCTTCCCCCTCTACACCGGCCAGGCGATCCCGTTGGACGCGTGGCGCAACCGGATGTGGTTCGACACCTGGATCTAG
- a CDS encoding penicillin-binding transpeptidase domain-containing protein: MDMRKGAKIAVGGVAVAMVGAAGLGAYNLVDAVADGTGTKSEAAPVRTGPPTGDEIDKAAHDFLAAWAAGDTEHAATLTDNASAASAALTGYRDNAHVEKVTLEPGAATGAKVPFTVTAEIAYGKQRSTWKYASSLAVVRGRTSGKALVDWQPTVVHPELRTGGTLRTDAVQAPQVTALDRNGAVLDPKDHPSLAPVLPQLRKRFGEKAGGEPAVEVRAQGPDGGAGAGAGARTLHVVSKGKPGTLRTTLDADAQRAAEAAVAKRADASVVAVKPSTGEILAVANSKKTEFNPALQGQTAPGSTMKVVTAATLLEQGKAAPGKPLPCPKYATYGMRFHNVEESENPKATFAEDFAASCNTAFISLADDIPDNALAAEARDVFGLGLEWKTGIGSFDGSVPVDSGAGKAAAMIGQGRVQMSPLNMASVAATVRTGSFHQPYLVAPSVDDRELARAARPLPAPVARDLRSMMRLTALSGTGARAMAGLGGDVGAKTGSAEVDNQAQPNGWFTAYRGDVAAAAVVPRGGHGGDSAGPIVAAVLRAG; the protein is encoded by the coding sequence ATGGACATGCGCAAGGGCGCGAAGATCGCGGTGGGCGGGGTGGCCGTCGCGATGGTGGGGGCGGCGGGGCTGGGCGCGTACAACCTGGTGGACGCGGTCGCGGACGGCACGGGGACGAAGAGCGAGGCCGCGCCCGTGCGCACCGGGCCGCCGACCGGGGACGAGATCGACAAGGCCGCCCACGACTTCCTCGCGGCGTGGGCGGCGGGCGACACCGAGCACGCCGCCACCCTCACCGACAACGCGTCCGCCGCGTCGGCCGCGTTGACCGGCTACCGCGACAACGCCCACGTCGAGAAGGTGACGCTGGAGCCGGGCGCGGCGACGGGCGCGAAGGTGCCGTTCACGGTCACCGCCGAGATCGCGTACGGCAAGCAGCGCTCGACGTGGAAGTACGCGTCCTCGCTCGCTGTCGTCCGGGGCCGGACCAGCGGGAAGGCCCTGGTCGACTGGCAGCCCACAGTGGTCCACCCCGAGCTCAGGACCGGCGGGACGCTCAGGACGGACGCCGTCCAGGCCCCGCAGGTCACCGCCCTCGACCGGAACGGCGCGGTGCTGGACCCCAAGGACCACCCCTCGCTCGCGCCCGTCCTGCCGCAGCTGCGCAAGCGCTTCGGGGAGAAGGCGGGCGGCGAGCCGGCGGTCGAGGTACGGGCCCAGGGGCCCGACGGCGGGGCCGGTGCCGGGGCCGGTGCCCGGACCCTGCACGTGGTCTCCAAGGGCAAGCCGGGGACGTTGCGCACGACGCTGGACGCGGACGCGCAGCGGGCCGCCGAGGCCGCCGTGGCCAAGCGCGCCGACGCGTCGGTGGTCGCCGTGAAGCCGAGCACGGGCGAGATCCTGGCCGTCGCCAACTCCAAGAAGACCGAGTTCAATCCGGCGCTCCAGGGGCAGACCGCGCCAGGCTCCACGATGAAGGTCGTCACGGCGGCGACGCTGCTGGAGCAGGGCAAGGCCGCGCCGGGCAAGCCGCTGCCGTGCCCCAAGTACGCCACGTACGGCATGCGTTTCCACAACGTGGAGGAGAGCGAGAACCCGAAGGCGACCTTCGCCGAGGACTTCGCGGCCTCCTGCAACACCGCCTTCATCTCGCTCGCCGACGACATCCCCGACAATGCGCTCGCCGCCGAGGCCAGGGACGTCTTCGGGCTCGGCCTGGAGTGGAAGACCGGCATCGGGAGCTTCGACGGCAGCGTGCCCGTCGACAGCGGGGCGGGCAAGGCGGCGGCGATGATCGGGCAGGGGCGGGTGCAGATGAGCCCGCTCAACATGGCCTCCGTCGCCGCGACCGTGCGGACCGGCTCGTTCCACCAGCCCTATCTCGTGGCCCCGTCGGTGGACGACCGGGAACTCGCCCGGGCGGCCCGGCCCCTGCCGGCCCCGGTCGCGCGGGACCTGCGCTCGATGATGCGGCTCACCGCGCTCTCGGGCACGGGCGCCCGGGCCATGGCCGGCCTCGGCGGTGACGTCGGCGCCAAGACGGGCTCGGCGGAGGTCGACAACCAGGCACAGCCCAACGGCTGGTTCACCGCCTACCGGGGCGACGTGGCGGCCGCGGCCGTCGTCCCCCGGGGCGGGCACGGCGGCGACTCGGCGGGCCCGATCGTGGCAGCGGTCCTGCGGGCGGGGTGA
- a CDS encoding EamA family transporter produces MTPLIAGAVLTAAVTHAGWNALAAGMKDKLVAFTLVGSGGSLCGLAMLPFVATPAAAAWPYLIASVVVHVVYQALLMRSFTLGDFGQMYPIARGTAPLAVTVLAAVFAAELPGAPQLAGVAVASAGLVGLALWGIRGSGAPPHWAAIIAAGSTGLAIASYTVIDGLGARASGTSLGFIAWLMVIEGLPIPLYALATRRGRLLAEVRPNVVRGLVGGVLSFFAYGLVVWAQTRAALAPVAALRESSIIVGAAIGAVFFKERFGTPRIAAAGLMVVGIGLMLLG; encoded by the coding sequence ATGACCCCCCTGATAGCCGGGGCGGTGCTCACCGCCGCGGTCACGCACGCCGGTTGGAACGCTTTGGCGGCCGGCATGAAGGACAAACTCGTCGCCTTCACGCTCGTGGGCAGCGGCGGTTCGCTCTGCGGGCTGGCGATGCTGCCGTTCGTGGCGACCCCCGCCGCCGCGGCCTGGCCGTATCTGATCGCCTCCGTGGTCGTGCACGTCGTCTACCAGGCCCTGCTCATGCGGTCGTTCACGCTCGGCGACTTCGGCCAGATGTATCCGATCGCACGCGGCACCGCGCCGCTGGCGGTCACCGTCCTCGCGGCGGTCTTCGCCGCGGAACTCCCCGGCGCCCCGCAGCTGGCCGGGGTCGCCGTGGCCTCCGCCGGGCTGGTCGGCCTCGCGCTGTGGGGCATCCGGGGCTCCGGTGCCCCGCCGCACTGGGCCGCGATCATCGCGGCGGGCTCGACGGGCCTGGCCATCGCCTCGTACACGGTCATCGACGGCCTGGGCGCCCGCGCCTCCGGCACCTCCCTGGGCTTCATCGCCTGGCTGATGGTCATCGAAGGGCTCCCGATCCCCCTCTACGCGCTGGCCACCCGCCGCGGCCGCCTCCTCGCCGAAGTGCGTCCGAACGTCGTACGGGGCCTCGTCGGCGGGGTGCTGTCCTTCTTCGCGTACGGGCTCGTGGTGTGGGCCCAGACCCGGGCGGCGCTCGCCCCCGTCGCGGCACTGCGGGAGTCGTCGATCATCGTGGGCGCGGCCATCGGAGCGGTGTTCTTCAAGGAGCGGTTCGGTACGCCGCGCATCGCCGCCGCGGGGCTGATGGTGGTGGGGATCGGGCTGATGCTGCTGGGGTGA
- a CDS encoding SDR family NAD(P)-dependent oxidoreductase, with amino-acid sequence MALRFDGYAVLITGAGRGIGEATARRFADEGARVLLTDLDGARAERAAKGLRAAGLAAEWLACDVGDRTAVEAAVAHAAGLFGRLDILVNNALSCHPDAPLVEDQPDDTWFKDLDVTLTGAFRCVRAAMPHLAAAGGRGSVVNIGSVNGEQDFGNHAYSAAKAGLASLTRTLAGHCAARGVRVNLVAPGTVHTPNWAGREEALERAAGHYPLGRVGRPEDIAAAVAFLASRDASWITGVTLPVDGGILISNDGLREALRGG; translated from the coding sequence ATGGCACTACGGTTCGACGGCTACGCGGTACTGATCACCGGCGCCGGGCGCGGCATCGGCGAGGCCACCGCGCGCCGCTTCGCCGACGAGGGCGCCCGGGTGCTCCTCACCGACCTCGACGGGGCGCGCGCCGAGCGGGCGGCCAAGGGGCTGCGGGCGGCCGGCCTCGCCGCCGAGTGGCTCGCCTGTGACGTCGGCGACCGCACCGCCGTCGAGGCCGCCGTGGCCCACGCGGCCGGGCTGTTCGGGCGGCTCGACATCCTCGTCAACAACGCCCTGTCCTGCCACCCCGACGCGCCCCTCGTCGAGGACCAGCCGGACGACACCTGGTTCAAGGACCTCGACGTCACCCTCACCGGCGCCTTCCGGTGCGTACGGGCCGCCATGCCGCACCTCGCCGCGGCCGGCGGCCGCGGATCGGTCGTCAACATCGGCTCGGTCAACGGCGAACAGGACTTCGGCAACCACGCCTACAGCGCCGCCAAGGCCGGGCTGGCGAGCCTGACCCGCACCCTGGCCGGGCACTGCGCCGCGCGCGGCGTGCGCGTCAACCTCGTCGCGCCCGGCACGGTCCACACCCCCAACTGGGCGGGCCGGGAGGAGGCGTTGGAGCGGGCCGCCGGGCACTACCCGCTGGGCCGGGTCGGCCGGCCGGAGGACATCGCGGCCGCCGTCGCGTTCCTGGCCTCGCGCGACGCGTCGTGGATCACGGGGGTGACGCTGCCCGTCGACGGCGGGATCCTGATCTCGAACGACGGACTGCGCGAGGCGCTGCGCGGCGGGTGA
- a CDS encoding serine hydrolase domain-containing protein, translating to MDVQGTVADGFEPVRDAFAGNFARRGERGAAVVVYRAGRKVVDLWGGAKNADGPIDSSSADTAAEPWTRDTAQVVRSATKGVAAAVPLLLHQRGLVDLDAPVGTYWPEFKAAGKERLLVRHLLSHRAGLPVLDTPLTPAEAIDGVSGPRALAAQAPAWEPGTAHGYHAQTYSWLLGELVRRVTGRSIGRWVAEEIAGPLGLDLWIGLPDAERGRVGRIADIAPPAEPATPGLRLRPKRSVSDAYSDPGSLTRRAFGAIDPQADENDPAYRAAELPASAGIATADALARFYASLIGEVDGARRLFAPATLTLARTEESAGPDKVLVVGTRFGLGYMLHGPACPLLAPGSFGHPGRGGSLAFADPESGTAFGYVTNGMQKNVTADPRAQALVRAVGKALEG from the coding sequence GTGGACGTCCAGGGCACGGTGGCGGACGGTTTTGAACCGGTCCGGGACGCCTTCGCGGGCAATTTCGCGCGACGGGGCGAGCGCGGCGCCGCCGTGGTCGTCTACCGCGCCGGGCGCAAGGTCGTCGACCTGTGGGGCGGCGCCAAGAACGCCGACGGCCCTATCGACTCCTCCTCCGCCGATACGGCGGCCGAGCCCTGGACCCGGGACACCGCGCAGGTCGTCCGCTCCGCCACCAAGGGCGTCGCCGCCGCCGTGCCGCTGTTGCTGCACCAGCGCGGGCTGGTCGACCTGGACGCGCCCGTCGGCACCTACTGGCCCGAGTTCAAGGCGGCCGGCAAGGAGCGGCTGCTCGTCCGCCATCTGCTCTCGCACCGCGCCGGGCTGCCCGTCCTGGACACCCCGCTCACCCCCGCCGAGGCCATCGACGGCGTCAGCGGCCCCCGCGCCCTCGCCGCGCAGGCACCCGCCTGGGAGCCCGGCACCGCCCACGGCTACCACGCGCAGACCTACAGCTGGCTGCTCGGCGAGCTGGTCCGGCGGGTCACCGGGCGGTCCATCGGCCGCTGGGTCGCCGAGGAGATAGCCGGGCCGCTCGGCCTGGACCTGTGGATCGGCCTGCCGGACGCCGAGCGGGGCCGGGTCGGCCGGATCGCCGACATCGCGCCCCCCGCCGAGCCCGCCACCCCCGGACTGCGGCTGCGCCCCAAGCGGTCCGTCTCCGACGCCTACAGCGACCCCGGCTCCCTGACCCGGCGCGCGTTCGGCGCGATCGACCCGCAGGCCGACGAGAACGACCCCGCCTACCGCGCCGCCGAACTCCCCGCCTCCGCGGGCATCGCCACCGCCGACGCCCTCGCCCGCTTCTACGCCTCGCTCATCGGCGAGGTCGACGGAGCCCGGCGGCTCTTCGCGCCCGCGACCCTCACCCTGGCCCGCACGGAGGAGTCCGCCGGGCCCGACAAGGTCCTCGTGGTGGGCACCCGCTTCGGCCTCGGCTACATGCTGCACGGCCCGGCGTGCCCGCTGCTGGCCCCCGGCTCCTTCGGCCACCCCGGCCGCGGCGGCTCCCTCGCCTTCGCCGACCCCGAGTCGGGCACCGCCTTCGGCTACGTCACCAACGGCATGCAGAAGAACGTCACCGCCGACCCGCGCGCCCAGGCGCTCGTCCGGGCGGTCGGCAAGGCACTCGAGGGCTGA
- a CDS encoding energy-coupling factor ABC transporter ATP-binding protein yields the protein MTPVPPPAPPSLEVSGLAFAYPDGHQALFGVDLTVGRGERVALLGPNGAGKTTLVLHLNGILGGGVGSVRVAGLPVDRGHLAEIRRRVGIVFQDPDDQLFMPTVREDVAFGPAAAGLRGAELHARVHEALSRVGMEAFADRPPHHLSFGQRRRVAVATVLAMEPEILVLDEPSSNLDPASRRELADILRSLDVTVLMVTHDLPYALELCPRAVVLSDGVITADGTTQELLCDEELMRAHRLELPFGFDPRSVVVPGR from the coding sequence ATGACCCCTGTTCCCCCGCCCGCCCCGCCCTCCCTCGAGGTCTCCGGCCTCGCCTTCGCCTACCCCGACGGGCACCAGGCCCTCTTCGGCGTCGACCTGACGGTCGGGCGGGGAGAGCGCGTCGCCCTCCTCGGGCCCAACGGCGCCGGCAAGACCACCCTCGTCCTGCACCTCAACGGCATCCTCGGCGGCGGCGTGGGCAGCGTGCGCGTGGCCGGGCTGCCGGTGGACCGGGGGCACCTCGCCGAGATCCGCCGCCGGGTGGGCATCGTCTTCCAGGACCCCGACGACCAGCTCTTCATGCCGACCGTGCGCGAGGACGTCGCCTTCGGCCCGGCGGCGGCCGGGCTGCGCGGCGCCGAGCTGCACGCGCGCGTGCACGAGGCTCTGTCGCGGGTGGGCATGGAGGCCTTCGCCGACCGGCCCCCGCACCACCTCTCCTTCGGCCAGCGGCGGCGGGTGGCGGTCGCGACCGTCCTCGCCATGGAGCCGGAGATCCTCGTCCTGGACGAGCCCTCCTCCAACCTCGACCCGGCCTCCCGCCGGGAACTCGCCGACATCCTGCGCTCCCTCGACGTCACCGTCCTGATGGTCACCCACGACCTGCCGTACGCCCTGGAGCTGTGCCCCCGCGCGGTGGTGCTCAGCGACGGCGTCATCACGGCGGACGGCACCACGCAGGAGCTGCTCTGCGACGAGGAGCTGATGCGGGCCCACCGGCTGGAGCTGCCGTTCGGCTTCGACCCCCGGTCGGTGGTGGTCCCGGGCCGGTAG
- the cbiQ gene encoding cobalt ECF transporter T component CbiQ translates to MGAGHTHHQLYVRGHSPVHRLPPHCKISAVLCFVLVVVATPREALWAFGAYAALLAAVAATARVRPGFLLRRLLIEVPFVAFALLMPFVAEGEQVRVLGLSLSESGLWGAWNILAKGTLGVAASVLLAATTELRDLLLGLQRLRLPPLLVQIASFMIRYGDVITDEMRRMRVARESRGFTARGVRHWGVLAKTAGALFIRSYERGERVHLAMLSRGYTGTMPVIDDVRATRAQWTYAAALPLAALAVCLTGRTLT, encoded by the coding sequence ATGGGCGCCGGGCACACCCATCACCAGCTCTACGTGCGCGGGCACTCGCCCGTGCACCGGCTGCCCCCGCACTGCAAGATCTCAGCCGTCCTCTGCTTCGTCCTGGTCGTCGTCGCGACCCCCCGCGAGGCCCTGTGGGCCTTCGGGGCGTACGCGGCCCTGCTCGCCGCCGTCGCCGCGACGGCCCGGGTGCGCCCGGGGTTCCTGCTCCGCAGGCTGCTGATCGAGGTGCCGTTCGTGGCCTTCGCCCTGCTCATGCCCTTCGTGGCCGAGGGCGAGCAGGTGCGGGTGCTGGGCCTCTCGCTCAGCGAGTCCGGCCTCTGGGGCGCCTGGAACATCCTCGCCAAGGGCACCCTCGGCGTCGCCGCCTCCGTGCTGCTCGCCGCCACGACCGAGCTGCGCGATCTGCTGCTCGGCCTGCAACGGCTGCGGCTGCCCCCGCTGCTCGTCCAGATCGCGTCCTTCATGATCCGCTACGGGGACGTCATCACCGACGAGATGCGGCGCATGCGCGTCGCCCGCGAATCCCGCGGCTTCACCGCGCGCGGCGTACGCCACTGGGGGGTGCTCGCCAAGACCGCGGGGGCGCTGTTCATCCGCTCCTACGAGCGCGGGGAGCGCGTCCACCTGGCGATGCTCAGCCGTGGCTACACCGGCACCATGCCCGTGATCGACGACGTGCGGGCGACGCGTGCCCAGTGGACGTACGCCGCCGCGCTGCCGCTGGCCGCACTCGCGGTCTGCCTGACCGGACGGACCCTGACATGA
- a CDS encoding energy-coupling factor ABC transporter permease, translating to MHVPDGFIDAPVSLATGAVAAAAVAVSLRGARRELGGTAPADGLGGERTAPLAGLVAAFVFAVQMLNFPVAAGTSGHLLGGALAAILVGPFTGVLCISVVLLMQAVLFADGGLTALGVNITDMAVVTTLVAYGLFRLLLAVLPRRRSSVTAASFGAALVSVPAAACAFTLLYALGGTTDVPIGKVFTAMTGVHVLIGIGEAVITALTVGAVLAVRPDLVYGARGLTAPLRLRTSPLRPETDAAPAPDAAPAPVTAKPARSTRRFALAGLLTALALAGVGSYYASASPDGLEKVAHDKGIDSKTEEHAAKDSPLADYQVADITDGRISGGLAGVIGVGATLLVGTGVTWVVVRRRRDRAAAAENGTAATGTTA from the coding sequence ATGCACGTACCCGACGGATTCATCGACGCCCCCGTGTCCCTGGCGACCGGCGCCGTCGCCGCCGCGGCCGTCGCGGTCAGCCTGCGCGGCGCCCGGCGCGAACTCGGCGGCACCGCCCCCGCCGACGGCCTCGGCGGCGAGCGCACCGCGCCGCTCGCCGGACTGGTCGCGGCCTTCGTCTTCGCCGTCCAGATGCTCAACTTCCCCGTCGCGGCGGGCACCAGCGGCCATCTGCTGGGCGGCGCGCTCGCCGCGATCCTCGTCGGCCCGTTCACGGGAGTGCTCTGCATATCCGTGGTGCTGCTGATGCAGGCCGTGCTCTTCGCGGACGGCGGCCTCACCGCGCTCGGCGTCAACATCACCGACATGGCGGTCGTCACGACGCTCGTCGCGTACGGGCTGTTCCGGCTGCTGCTGGCGGTGCTGCCCCGCCGGCGCTCCTCCGTCACCGCCGCCTCCTTCGGGGCCGCGCTGGTGTCCGTACCGGCCGCGGCCTGCGCGTTCACCCTGCTCTACGCCCTCGGTGGCACGACCGACGTGCCGATCGGCAAGGTCTTCACCGCGATGACCGGCGTGCACGTCCTGATCGGCATCGGCGAGGCGGTGATCACCGCGCTGACGGTCGGCGCCGTCCTCGCCGTACGGCCCGACCTCGTGTACGGCGCCCGGGGGCTCACCGCGCCGCTCCGACTGCGCACCTCGCCGCTGCGGCCGGAGACCGACGCCGCCCCGGCCCCCGACGCCGCCCCGGCGCCGGTCACCGCCAAGCCCGCCCGCTCCACGCGCCGCTTCGCGCTCGCCGGCCTGCTCACCGCCCTCGCCCTCGCCGGCGTCGGCAGCTACTACGCCTCGGCCAGCCCCGACGGCCTGGAGAAGGTCGCCCACGACAAGGGCATCGACAGCAAGACCGAGGAACACGCCGCCAAGGACTCCCCGCTCGCCGACTACCAGGTCGCGGACATCACCGACGGCCGGATCTCCGGCGGTCTCGCCGGGGTCATCGGCGTCGGCGCGACCCTCCTCGTGGGCACCGGCGTCACCTGGGTGGTGGTGCGCCGCCGCCGCGACCGGGCAGCGGCCGCCGAGAACGGGACCGCCGCGACCGGGACGACCGCCTGA